The Populus alba chromosome 6, ASM523922v2, whole genome shotgun sequence genome contains a region encoding:
- the LOC118052854 gene encoding uncharacterized protein: protein MDVSSKIDVAHLSQDIVELWNEWQIRSLMLLSLLLQILLTFFGERRKYTNGRLLGTFLWVAYLSADWVATFSLGILARSEADSANPKLIPVFWAPVLLVHLGGPGTIPVYSMDQASKLLIVRLLQLVTRVGVACYVLFRLWNNNVITSVFIPIFVSGIIKYGERIWVLTRIYEYNNVSPQSCAEVHRIKIKDILPCYKNTRSEVIYLHEAHILYKTFQILSKNFDLVGLDQKFTYDLVSIKEAEEAFHLTEVELGFKYDRLYSKVTTISRSRVILRSTTFLSSISALVSFSIMTKSSCVYSKNDKIISYVLLSGVVCLETYSIIMHLFSDWTLIWLTSTSERAGGIPPGINCLSLLLTFCRKRKRWWSGSMGQHNLISAQSNNKLLKKYFPRIIGNIDSQKKVGKDLKELIFKQVKDKRSRYDPDTSDFTSLKNLLKERGREALQSKDCVDKLGWSVAGVEFIHSLLTWHIATHVCYLHDSDQKNGFHKKRKSVILNSTLLSDYMLYLLVNCPTMLAREPSETRYDDTRIHLRRLLFWNTHKEVKHNISLEELNALSFQEAEVQAFFKELLQSPSTVLKEIEEQGKGEMSALLDGCMLAVSLQSLETRDGWSNDKKWEMISHVWVDKLMYAASHCGWKQHIHALARGGELLTHVCLLMAHLGLSKQCQPGINEQLADRSGRLGCILESEKPSSLGLRYISVE from the exons AT GGACGTGTCGTCAAAGATTGATGTAGCCCATCTGTCTCAAGATATTGTAGAACTATGGAATGAATGGCAGATTCGGTCATTAATGCTACTCAGTCTCCTTCTGCAAATCTTGCTCACCTTTTTTGGAGAACGACGGAAGTATACTAATGGACGTTTGCTTGGGACTTTTCTTTGGGTAGCGTACCTGTCTGCAGATTGGGTGGCAACTTTTTCGTTGGGTATCCTTGCTCGCAGCGAAGCCGACTCCGCAAATCCGAAATTAATTCCTGTGTTTTGGGCTCCAGTCCTTCTTGTTCACCTTGGTGGCCCTGGAACTATTCCTGTTTATTCAATGGATCAAGCCAGCAAATTATTGATAGTTCGCCTTCTTCAGCTAGTAACCCGAGTTGGTGTGGCTTGTTATGTCTTGTTCAGGTTATGGAACAACAATGTCATCACGTCGGTATTCATTCCCATCTTTGTTTCAGGAATCATCAAATATGGTGAAAGGATTTGGGTTTTGACGAGAATCTACGAATACAATAATGTGTCGCCACAATCTTGTGCGGAAGTACATCGCATCAAGATTAAAGATATTTTACCCTGCTACAAGAATACAAGAAGCGAGGTCATATATCTCCATGAAgctcatattttatataaaacgtTCCAGATACTGTCCAAGAATTTTGATCTCGTCGGATTGGATCAAAAATTCACCTATGATTTGGTTTCTATAAAGGAAGCGGAGGAAGCCTTCCACTTGACAGAAGTTGAGCTGGGATTCAAGTATGATCGGCTTTATTCTAAGGTGACAACGATTTCCAGGTCTCGCGTCATTCTCCGCTCTACCACCTTCTTATCATCTATTTCTGCATTAGTTTCCTTCTCAATAATGACAAAGAGCAGTTGTGTCTATTCGAAAAATGATAAGATTATATCTTACGTGCTGCTGAGTGGAGTTGTGTGCCTTGAAACTTATTCCATCATTATGCATCTCTTTTCCGACTGGACTCTCATTTGGCTTACCAGTACTAGTGAAAGAGCTGGTGGTATTCCCCCTGGAATCAATTGTCTTTCTCTGTTACTAACATTTTGTAGGAAGCGCAAAAGATGGTGGTCAGGATCTATGGGACAACACAACCTAATAAGTGCTCAATCAAACAACAAGCTTCTTAAGAAGTACTTTCCACGGATCATAGGGAACATTGATAGCCAGAAAAAAGTGGGCAAGGATTTAAAAGAATTGATCTTCAAACAAGTCAAGGATAAACGTTCAAGGTACGATCCCGATACCAGTGATTTCACTTCCCTCAAGAATCTATTGAAAGAGAGAGGTCGCGAGGCACTTCAAAGCAAGGATTGCGTTGATAAATTGGGATGGAGTGTCGCTGGTGTAGAATTCATTCATAGCCTCCTCACTTGGCACATTGCTACTCATGTTTGTTACTTACATGATTCTGATCAGAAGAATGGTTTTCACAAGAAGCGAAAAAGTGTAATATTGAACAGCACATTATTATCCGATTACATGTTGTATCTCCTGGTTAATTGTCCAACCATGTTAGCGAGAGAGCCCAGCGAAACAAGGTATGATGATACGAGAATTCATTTGCGTCGTCTCCTTTTCTGGAATACACATAAAGAAGTGAAGCACAACATTTCCTTGGAAGAATTGAATGCATTATCGTTTCAGGAAGCTGAAGTGCAAGCCTTTTTCAAAGAATTGCTTCAAAGTCCGTCTACCGTGTTAAAGGAAATTGAAGAACAAGGCAAAGGAGAAATGTCAGCCCTACTAGATGGTTGCATGCTTGCCGTGTCATTGCAGTCATTGGAGACACGGGATGGTTGGTCAAATGACAAGAAATGGGAAATGATAAGTCATGTGTGGGTGGACAAGTTGATGTATGCCGCAAGTCATTGTGGATGGAAGCAGCACATTCATGCACTTGCCCGAGGTGGGGAGCTACTCACTCATGTCTGTCTTCTCATGGCACATCTCGGTTTAAGCAAGCAGTGTCAACCTGGAATAAATGAACAGTTAGCTGATCGGTCTGGAAGGCTTGGTTgtattcttgagtctgaaaaacCTAGCTCCCTGGGTCTGAGGTATATTTCTGTGGAGTAG